The Geitlerinema sp. PCC 9228 genome includes the window TCATCGAACTAAATTACAAACATCTTCTGGGAAGAGCGCCCTACGACCGCTCGGAAATTGCCTACCACGTTGATTTGTACAATCGCGCTGGCTACGAAGCCGAAATCAATTCTTATATAGATTCTGTTGAATATTACAATAATTTTGGCGATCGCATTGTTCCCTACTATCGGGGCTTCGTCTCCCAGCTAGGACAAAAAACCGTAGGCTACAACCGATTGTTTCAATTGTACCAAGGCTACGCCAATAGCGATCGCGCCCAAAACCAAAGTCACAAAGCCAGCTTAACCCAGCAACTCAGCCGCAACCTGCCATCTCGCATCGACAAACGCCCGCGCCCTGGCATTTCCTACGAGAACCAAGTTAAAATCCAACAGAGATTGGAGAAACTCAAACCCACCACCACCTCTATGGCTGTTACCAAAACCGTTCCGTACGAAATCCAACGCCAGTGCCGGGAACAAGCCCAGGAAATCGAGCAACTGCAGCAAAAAATCGCCGAGTTGCGCCCAGTAGCTGCCATTGGTGAAGAAATAACCAACCGATTTGCCACCACCAGTGACAGTGCCACCACCACAGAAGTCCCACCCATTCCCACCAGCGAACCATCCATAACCGACAACCAATTTCAATGGGATTTGTATAGCAAACAACAGCAACGCGCGATCGAATATTTGCGATCGAAACTCGACCAACTGCGACGCCTATCTGTTTTGGGTGAAGCCCGTCTTAATAAATGGCGTCCGCGCAATTTTTAAACTTTGATGCGTAAAAGCATGGGAGCAGGGGAGAAAATCAAGAATTGACTTTATCTCCCCTTCTTTCTTATTCTATGTCTCTCAACCAACCATGACTTGCACAAACATCAATACCCTACTAAAACAACTCAGCGACCCACGCCCCGACGTTGCCAAAAACGCCGTTTCTGCCTTAGTTAATCTAGGTCCCGATAGCGTAGACCCCCTACTGCAGGCATATCAAAAAAGCCAGGACCAGAACGTGCAAGCCTACATCATTCAAGCCCTAGCTAGAATCGGCGATACTCGCAGTCGGGACTTACTCATAGAAATCGTCGGCGTAGAAGTAGCCAACCACTGCCAGGGAAACATCCGGCGGGTGGCAGCCCGGGGGTTGGGCGTTATGGGCAGCAAAACCACAGATACCAGTATTTTATCACCAGCCATTGACAAACTAACTTGGGCACTCACCAACGCCGAAGACTGGGCATTGCGGTATGCCGCTGCCGTTGCCCTGGAAGAAATTGGTACGCCCGCCGCTGTCACTGCCTTGCAAAACGCCCAAACCAACGAATCCGACTTAGTGGTTCAAACCCGCATTCAGACAGCCTTGGAAAGTCAGAAACAACCGCTGCCAAATCCGAATTGCCAAGACCCGCAAAGCAATCTCCGGGAAGAACCCCTGCTTCAGCAAGCTCAACACTGACTCCTACTTGGGATTGGTGAAGCTATTTTCCACTCCCATCTACCTCTAGATTCATTGTTAATGGTAAAGATGCAAAGATGACAAAAACAACAGTACCTACCATAATGAAGAAAACGACAAATTTAAGCAGTTGTTCCATCCAGGATGTGGAATTAGTGGGGGTACCCTCTACAATGACAGCAAAGGCACCAGCAGTTGAAAAGATCTCTTGAACATTGTCTAATTCCCCTCCTGGCACTCCTGTGGCTTGGTCACTACCTTTACCTGTGAGATCGCCACCAGCGGGGGAATGTCCCCAAGCAACTACTGACCCATCCTCTTTTAGCGCTGCAAAGGCATTGCCAGTAGAAAAAATCTCTTGGACATTGTCTAGTTTTCCTCCTGGTACTCCTGTGGCAAGTAACATCTCAGACTTCTTACCCGTAAGGTCACCACCAAAAGCTGAATGTCCCCAAGCAACTACTGACCCATCCTCTTTTAGTGCTGCAAAGGCACTACCAGTCGAAAAAATCTCTTGGACATTGTCTAGTTTTCCTCCTGGTACTCCTGTGGCAAAGGCACTTTCTTTACCTGTAAAATCGCCACCAGTGCCTGAGCCACCCCAAGCAACTACTGACCCATCCTCTTTTAGTGCTGCAAAGGCATTGCCAGTAGAAAAAATCTCTTGAACATTGTCTAATTCCCCTCCTGGCACTCCTGTAACAGCAAAGGATTCAGATTTTTTACCCGTGAGGTCGCCACCAGCGGTTGAGTTTCCCCAAGCAACTACTGACCCATCTTCTTTTAGTGCTGCGAAGGCACCACTAGTAGAAAAAATCTCTTGAACATTTTCTAGTTTCCCTCCTGTTACTCCTGTGGCTTGATCACTGTCTTTACCCGTAAGGTCGCCACCAAAGGCTGAATGTCCCCAAGCAACTACTGACCCATCCTCCCTTAGCGCCGCAAACGCTTTACCAACAGACAAAAGCTCTTGGCTCGTAGAAAAGATCTCTTGGACATTGTCTAATTTACCCCCTGGGACCCCTGTGGCTTTGTCACTGTCTTTACCTGTGAGGTCGCCACCAAAGGCTGAATGTCCCCAAGTTACTACTGAGCCATTCTCTTTCAGTGCTGCAAAGGCACCACCAGTAGAAAAAATCTCTTGAACATTTTCTAGTTTCCCTCCTGTTACTCCTGTGGCTTTGTCACTGTCTTTACCCGTAAGGTCGCCACCAGCGGTTGAGCTTCCCCAAGCAACTACTGACCCATCCTCCCTTAGCGCCGCAAATGCTGTATTAGTAGAAAAGATCTCTTGAACATTGTCTAATTCCCCTCCTGGCACTCCTGTGGATTTATCACTATCTTGACCTGTGAGATCGCCACCCAAAGCTGAATGTCCCCAAGTTACCACTGAACTATTTTCCTTTAGCGCTGCAAAAGCTCCCCTATTAGAAAAAATCTCTTGAATAGTTTCTAGTTTTCCTTTTGGCACTCCTGTAGCTTTGTCGCTATCTTGACCCGCGAGGTCACCACCAAAGGCTGAATGTCCCCAAGTTACTACTGAGTCATTCTTTTTTAGTGCTGCAAAGGCATTCTTAGTAGAAGAGATGTCTTGAACATTTTCTAGTTTCTCTCCTGTGACTCCTGTGGCTTTGTGACTGTATTTACCTGTGAGATCGCCACCCAAGGCTGGATGTCCCCAAGTAGTTACATAGTTATTAACCATGCCATCAGACTGTCCTGCTGAAGTTGGTTCTCCATCCATATTTTCAATTACTTTCTGAGTTGGAATCTCAGTGGATCCAGACTCAGTTTGAGCATTAGCGATACCAAAGAATAGGGGCAGTAGTAACCCTAAGAGTAAATATCTCAATAGGAAACGAATCCGAAGATATTTGAATCGATACAACTGTCTCTCCCTCCTTTAAGTAATTCGTACTTAGGATTTTTTAAATTAAGGAGACTTTAACAAAAAGTCCTCCTCAATGACCATCTAAATCTTAGATCGCAGGACTTTGACATCGATTGACTTTCCCATCATGGCAGGAGTTTTAGCTATTTTTAAGACATTGAGCCAATTGTGCTGTCTATAGGGAGTTTTTTTCAACTTTCTTTGGAAGTTAAAGATTGTGAGCTCCGATAAGAAACTGGTTGTAGTGCGATCGCTTCTCTCCCATTGCGTAGCTGAGGGATATTTAAACGACAACGTTGCCACCAATATCGGGAAAGTTAACCAAGACAAGGAAAACAAAGCTAGCCAATCCCAATTGCCTACCGAACGAGTTATTGGTAGCGACGAGGTTTGGAAATTG containing:
- a CDS encoding HEAT repeat domain-containing protein; this translates as MTCTNINTLLKQLSDPRPDVAKNAVSALVNLGPDSVDPLLQAYQKSQDQNVQAYIIQALARIGDTRSRDLLIEIVGVEVANHCQGNIRRVAARGLGVMGSKTTDTSILSPAIDKLTWALTNAEDWALRYAAAVALEEIGTPAAVTALQNAQTNESDLVVQTRIQTALESQKQPLPNPNCQDPQSNLREEPLLQQAQH